AGGGTGGCCGCGATCGTCGACAGCACCGCGAGGGCGTAGACGATCGCCGCCGGGCCGGCGACCGCGGCGACCACCGCCGCGGCGGCGGTGGCCACGCCGCGGAGGGTGGAGACCAGGACCAGCACCCGCTCCCGGCGGCCCCGGTCGGCGATCGGGGAGAGGAGCGGCGCACAGATCGCGGAGGGCACCATCCGGAGCAGCCCGACCAGCCCGACCGCGGTCGCGCCGCCGTCGCGGTAGGCGACGATGCCGAGCGCCACGGTGAAGGCCCACTCCGCCGTCCAGGCGCCGAGGAAGGCCAGCTGCGCGCGTCGGAGGTTCGGGTTGCGGGCGTTGCTGGTGAACGCCGCCGCGGCGTCGCCGAGCCTGCCCCGGGCCCCCGTCCCCACCCCCATCCGGGGATCGTAGCCCTCGGCGGGCCCGCCGGGCTCAGAGCCGACAGCCCACCAGGACGGGCTCGTTGACCAGCCGGATGCCGTACGCCGACTCCACGCCGGCCCGAATCTCGCGAGCCAGCCCGATCAGGTCGGCGGTGGTGGCCCGGCCACGGTTGGTGAGCGCGAGCGTGTGCTTGGTGGACAGGGACGCGGGCGCGCCACGGTCGAGGCCGTACCCCTTGCCGAAGCCGGCGTGCTCGATCAGCCACGCAGCGCTGGTCTTGACCCGGCCGTCGGGCTGCTCCCAGGCCGGCGCCCCCTCGGGCACGCGCGAGCGGTCGACGAAGGGGTTGGTGAAGAACGAGCCGGCGCTCCACGTGTCGTGGTCCTCGGCGTCGAGCACCATCCCCTTGCCGGCCCGCAGACCCAGCACCGCGTCGCGGACGTCGGCCAGCGGCGCACGTTCCCCCTGCTCGACCCCCAGGGTCCGCGCGAGCTCGGCGTAGGCGACGGGGGCGCCGAGGGTGCCCTGCTTGAGCAGGAAGGTGACCCCCAGCACGACGTGCCGGCCGGGCTCCTCCTTGAAGCGGCTGGTGCGGTAGCCGAAGCCGCAGTCGGCGGCGGCGAAGGTGCGCTGGGTGCGGTCGGCGCGGTCCCAGGTGCGGACCGACGCGATCGACTGGGCGACCTCCTGGCCGTAGGCTCCGACGTTCTGGATGGGGGTCGCCCCGACCGAGCCGGGGATGCCGGAGAGCGACTCGACGCCGACCCAGCCGCTCCCGACGGCCCGGGCCACGAATCCGTCCCAGCCCTCGCCCGCGGCCACGGTGACGGTCACGGCCCCCAGGCAGGCCAGGTCGTCGGGGTCGTCGCGGTCGGCCTCGACGCCGGCGGTGGCCACCTCGACGACCGTGCCGTCGAAGCCCTCGTCGGCGACGACGAGGTTGCTGCCCCCGCCGAGGACGAGGACGGGTTCGCCCGTCTCGTCGGCGGTCCGCACGGCCTCGACCAGCTCGGCGTCCGTGGTGGCGGTGACCCAGTGGCGCGCCGGTCCGCCCAGGCGCAGCGTCGTACGGTCCCGCAGCTCAGGCACGGACCACGGCCTTCGGCATGCCGAGCACCTTCTGGCCGTCGCAGGTGACCTCGAGGGCCAGCGTGGTCAGCCCGTCGTCGACCGACTTCACGGTGCCGGCGACGGTCACGGTCACGGCACCGTCGGCCGGTACGACGACCGGGTTGGTGAACTTGCAGCCGAGGTCGACCACCTCGGCGCCCCCGGTCCAGGTCGCGACCGCGCGGGCCGCGAGCGCGAGGGTGTACATGCCGTGGGCGATCACGCCCGGGAGGCCGACGGAGGTCGCGACCGACTCGTCCTGGTGGATGGGGTTCTGGTCGCCGCTGGCCGCGGCGTAGCGGACCAGGTCGGCCCGGGTGACGTCGTAGGTCTGCGTCTCGAGGACGTCACCGGGGTTCATGCGTCGGCTCCCTTGTGGACGAGGGTGGCGCGGGTCGTGCAGACCAGGGTGCCGTCGGCGTCGGTGATCTCGCTCGCGGTGCCGATGATGTCGGCGCCCCCGATCTGGCGCAGGCTCGCCACGGTCAGGGTGGCGGTGAGGACGTCGCCGGGGACGACCGGACGGCTGTAGGAGAACTTCTGCTCGCCGTGCACGATGCGGAACAGGTCGACCTGCTCGGCCTCGAGGAAGGCGTTCATCGCGTCGAACGCCAGCACGATCGGGTACGTCGCGGGTGCCGGGCCGCCGTCGTAGTCACCTCCGACCGACTCGGCGAAGGCCCGGACGTGCTCCTCGGTGACAGCGCGCGACGGGGTGGGCGGGAAGGAGCGTCCCACGAGGGACTGGTCGATCGGCATGTGCCCAAAATAGACGTCGACCCGTCCGGGGGCCGGACGGGTCGCTGTCGGAGACCCGCTCAGCGGGTCTCGTGCTGCCGGAGACCGCGTCAGCGGGTCTCCTTGTGGGTGGTGTGGGTGCGGCAACGGGGGCAGAACTTCGCCAGCTCGATCCGGTCGGGATCGTTGCGGCGGTTCTTCTTGGTGATGTAGTTGCGCTCCTTGCACTCCTGGCAGGCAAGCGTGATCTTGGGGCGAACGTCGGAGCTCTTGCTGGCCACGGGAAGTCCTTCGCGTTGATGCTGTGTCGTACTGCTCGGTCTGAGTAGCGGGGGCGGGACTCGAACCCGCGACACCACGATTATGAGCCGTGTGCTCTAACCACCTGAGCTACCCCGCCACAGGGACGTGGTGTCCGACCTCCGTGAGGAGGGCCAGAACCCGACCCAGAGCCCCTTTACGGAATCGAACCGTAGACCTTCTCCTTACCATGGAGACGCTCTGCCGACTGAGCTAAAGGGGCAACGACGGAGAACACTACAGGTGCTCTCCCGCCATCAGGAAATCGGGCAGGCCACCTCGTCGGACGCGCTGCTCCACGGTCCCACGACCCCCCTGGCACCGCCGCCGGACGGGCCAGCAGAAGTCCGTGCAACCGAGCCCGCTCCCCCCGCGAAGAAGGGGCAGGAGCCACCGCCCGGTGGCCGCCGTGCCCGGCACGGATCCTGCACCAGGAGGAGTGGAGCGATGAAGACACAGATCCTGCGAGCGGTGGCCGCGGGAGCACTCGCCACCGGCACCCTGACCCTGGGCGGCACGGCCGCACAGGCCCAGGCCGGCACGTCCGACGTGTCCGTCCTGCACGCCGTGCCCGGCGTCACGGTCGACGTCTACGCCAACGGTGACGAGCTCCTCACGGACTTCGAGCCCGGCACCCTCACCGACCCGACCCCCCTGCCCGAGGGGGAGTACGACCTCAAGGTGACCGAGGCCGGCGCCGGACCCGACGGCGACGCGCTGATCGAGGCGAACGGCGTGGCCGTCCCCGCCGGCGCGAACATCACCGTGGTCGCCCACCTCCAGGAGAACGGCGACCCGACGCTGACGCCGTTCGTCAACGACACCGCACCCATCGCAGCGGGGCAGGCCCGCATCACCGTGCGCCACACCGCCGCGGCACCCGCGGTCGACGTACGCGCCAACGAGGAGCCGGTCTTCACCGGCCTGACCAACCCCAACGAGGACGCCGCTGACCTTCCTGCCGGCACCATCTCGGCCGACGTGGTGCTCGCGGGCACCTCCGACGTGGCGATCGGCCCCGCCGACCTCGACCTCGCCGAGGGCGTCAGCACCATCGTCTACGCGTGGGGCAGTGCCGAGGACGGCAACCTCGACCTCGCGGTGCAGACGATCGACGGCCTCCACTCGGCACCGGGCGGCGTTCCCGGCGGCACCGGCGGCCAGGCGGCGACGACCGCTGGCGACGACGTGTGGCTGTGGGCCGGTGCGGGCATGCTGCTCGCCGGAGCCCTCGCCCTGGTCATGGTCGGGCGACCCGCCACGAGCCGGCTCGACTGAGAGGACGCGGACCGTGCTGGGCCCCCGCAGGACGGCGGTCGTCGTGGCCGCCGTCCTGCTCGGCGGGGCGGTCGCCGGTGGCGCCGCCCTGGTGTCCGGGGGGCACGGCGCGGATCCGGAGGCGAGTCCTCGTGGGCTCCCGCTCCTGGAGCGGCAGCCGGAGCGGGCACGGGCCGAACGGGCCCCGACCGTCGGCCGCACCTCCGCACGACCCGATCCGCGGCCGGAGCGGCCGGCGCCACCGACGCGGCTGCGGATCGGGGCGCTCGACCTGGAGCTGCCGGTGGCAGCCATGGGCGTGGACGCCGACGGGCTGATGGCGCTGCCGACGACCCCCTTCGCCACGGCCTGGTACCGCTACGGGGCCGACCCGACCGACCGGCAGGGCGCCGTCGTGGTCGCGGGCCACGTGGACACCGCCGAGGAGGGCGTCGGCCCGCTCGCGCGGCTGGGCGGGCTCGCTGCGGGAAGCCGGGTCACGCTCGACCACCGCGGCGGCAGCACGACGTACGAGGTGGTCGCCGTGCGTCGGCTCCCCAAGGCCGTCCTCGACCTGCCGGCTCTCTTCCGGCGCACCGGACCACCACGGCTCCACCTCGTCACGTGCGGTGGCCCCTACCTGCCGGACCAGGGCGGCTACCAGGACAACGTCGTCGTGGTCGCGGAGCCGACGTGAGCAGCGACGAGTCCCGGCCGGGCAACCCGGATCCTGATCCGCTACGAACCACCGGCATGGAGGTCGGGGACCCGATCGGGGTACGGCTCGCGAGGCGTGACGAGGAGGCCCTCGCCGACGCCTACCGGGCCTACGCCCCGATGCTGCTGCGCTACCTCACCAGGTACGTCGGGCGGGACGAGGCCGAGGACGTGCTGCAGCGCACGTTCCTGGACGCCTGGCGCAACGCGCGCAGCTACGACCCGAAGCAGCGGCTCTCGAGCTGGCTGTTCACGATCGCGCACCACCGGGCGGTCGACGCCCTGCGGGCCAAGCGGGCCGTCGTGGTGGACGTGACCACCCTGCGCGACCTCGTCGGCGACGACGGTCGGGTGACCGCGGAGAGGTTCGCCGACGCGGCGGAGGTGCAGCAGAACCTGCGACGGCTGCCCGAGCACGAGAGGGTGGTGCTGGAGCTGGCGTACTTCCGCCAGCTGACGCAGCGAGAGATCGCCGAGCAGCTGGAGATCCCGCTGGGGACGGTCAAGGCACGCGCCGCACGTGGCACCCGCCGGTTGGGCGAGCTGGTGCGGATGGAGCAGGAAGGAGACGTGCGATGACGGACCACGACGCGGACCCGGGACGCCACGAGCTGCTGGCACTGCTGCGGGGCGAGCTCTCGACCGCCGAGGTGATGCGCGTGCGCGAGCACGTCGCCGGGTGCCCCTCCTGCCGTGACGAGCTGCTCGAGGTGGCCGTCGGCCACTCCCTGCTCAGCGCGACCACCCGGAGCCTCCAGGTGCCCGAGGCCGTCCGCGAGCCGGAGCTGCCCGCCGCGCCGCCGCCGGCGCCCCCACGTCGGTGGCGGACCGCCGGCCTGGTCGCGGCAGCCGTCGTCCTGGTCGCCGCGGGTGCCGGGCTGGCGACGGTGCTCGACCCCCAGGAGCCGGACGAGCGCGAACCGGCCACCGTGGCCGAGACGAGGCTGGAGGGCGTGGGCCAGGGCGCCGGCCGGGGCCAGGTCACGATGACCGGGACCGACGTGGCCCGGATGACGGTCGAGACGACCGACCTGCCGCGTCCGCGGCGCGGGGACTACTACTACGTGTGGCTGCTGGACCCGGACACCGACAAGATGCTCCCCGTCGGCCAGGTCGAGGCGGAGGGCAGCACCACCTTCCACCTGCCGCTGTCCCTGCTCGAGAGGTACAGCGCGATCGACGTGAGCCTCGAACGGGACGACGGCGACCCCGGCCACTCGGTCACGTCGGTGCTGCGGGCCGACTACCGCC
This genomic interval from Nocardioides euryhalodurans contains the following:
- a CDS encoding UDP-N-acetylmuramate dehydrogenase, whose product is MPELRDRTTLRLGGPARHWVTATTDAELVEAVRTADETGEPVLVLGGGSNLVVADEGFDGTVVEVATAGVEADRDDPDDLACLGAVTVTVAAGEGWDGFVARAVGSGWVGVESLSGIPGSVGATPIQNVGAYGQEVAQSIASVRTWDRADRTQRTFAAADCGFGYRTSRFKEEPGRHVVLGVTFLLKQGTLGAPVAYAELARTLGVEQGERAPLADVRDAVLGLRAGKGMVLDAEDHDTWSAGSFFTNPFVDRSRVPEGAPAWEQPDGRVKTSAAWLIEHAGFGKGYGLDRGAPASLSTKHTLALTNRGRATTADLIGLAREIRAGVESAYGIRLVNEPVLVGCRL
- a CDS encoding MaoC/PaaZ C-terminal domain-containing protein; the encoded protein is MNPGDVLETQTYDVTRADLVRYAAASGDQNPIHQDESVATSVGLPGVIAHGMYTLALAARAVATWTGGAEVVDLGCKFTNPVVVPADGAVTVTVAGTVKSVDDGLTTLALEVTCDGQKVLGMPKAVVRA
- a CDS encoding FAS1-like dehydratase domain-containing protein gives rise to the protein MPIDQSLVGRSFPPTPSRAVTEEHVRAFAESVGGDYDGGPAPATYPIVLAFDAMNAFLEAEQVDLFRIVHGEQKFSYSRPVVPGDVLTATLTVASLRQIGGADIIGTASEITDADGTLVCTTRATLVHKGADA
- the rpmG gene encoding 50S ribosomal protein L33, whose translation is MASKSSDVRPKITLACQECKERNYITKKNRRNDPDRIELAKFCPRCRTHTTHKETR
- a CDS encoding DUF4397 domain-containing protein — its product is MKTQILRAVAAGALATGTLTLGGTAAQAQAGTSDVSVLHAVPGVTVDVYANGDELLTDFEPGTLTDPTPLPEGEYDLKVTEAGAGPDGDALIEANGVAVPAGANITVVAHLQENGDPTLTPFVNDTAPIAAGQARITVRHTAAAPAVDVRANEEPVFTGLTNPNEDAADLPAGTISADVVLAGTSDVAIGPADLDLAEGVSTIVYAWGSAEDGNLDLAVQTIDGLHSAPGGVPGGTGGQAATTAGDDVWLWAGAGMLLAGALALVMVGRPATSRLD
- a CDS encoding class F sortase — encoded protein: MLGPRRTAVVVAAVLLGGAVAGGAALVSGGHGADPEASPRGLPLLERQPERARAERAPTVGRTSARPDPRPERPAPPTRLRIGALDLELPVAAMGVDADGLMALPTTPFATAWYRYGADPTDRQGAVVVAGHVDTAEEGVGPLARLGGLAAGSRVTLDHRGGSTTYEVVAVRRLPKAVLDLPALFRRTGPPRLHLVTCGGPYLPDQGGYQDNVVVVAEPT
- a CDS encoding RNA polymerase sigma factor produces the protein MSSDESRPGNPDPDPLRTTGMEVGDPIGVRLARRDEEALADAYRAYAPMLLRYLTRYVGRDEAEDVLQRTFLDAWRNARSYDPKQRLSSWLFTIAHHRAVDALRAKRAVVVDVTTLRDLVGDDGRVTAERFADAAEVQQNLRRLPEHERVVLELAYFRQLTQREIAEQLEIPLGTVKARAARGTRRLGELVRMEQEGDVR
- a CDS encoding anti-sigma factor — its product is MTDHDADPGRHELLALLRGELSTAEVMRVREHVAGCPSCRDELLEVAVGHSLLSATTRSLQVPEAVREPELPAAPPPAPPRRWRTAGLVAAAVVLVAAGAGLATVLDPQEPDEREPATVAETRLEGVGQGAGRGQVTMTGTDVARMTVETTDLPRPRRGDYYYVWLLDPDTDKMLPVGQVEAEGSTTFHLPLSLLERYSAIDVSLERDDGDPGHSVTSVLRADYRPPPPEDVRS